One window of the Pempheris klunzingeri isolate RE-2024b chromosome 10, fPemKlu1.hap1, whole genome shotgun sequence genome contains the following:
- the otc gene encoding ornithine transcarbamylase, mitochondrial → MSSKLLSVNNTVFKCLKTVSRPRGFSSGAASLGSVNVKGRSCLTLKDFSSDEIKRLLWVSGDLKHRIKHGKQYLPLLQGKSIAMIFEKRSTRTRMSTETGFALLGGHPCFLTSQDIHLGVNESCTDTARVLSGLCDIVLARVYSHSTLEELQKEATIPVINGLSDLYHPIQILADFLTLQEHYGSLNGLTVSWIGDGNNVLHSFMMAAAKLGVHLKIATPTGYEPDRSVIQEAQRLSKEHGTQLVLTTDPMEAAHGSNVLVTDTWVSMGQEEEKKKRLKDFKGYQITMQTGSVAKPDWTFLHCLPRKTEEVDDQVFYSSRSLVFPEAENRKWTIMGLMVSLLTDYAPQTPMLKF, encoded by the exons ATGTCTAGTAAACTACTATCGGTGAACAACACTGTTTTCAAGTGTTTGAAAACTGTCAGTCGGCCGCGAGGGTTCAG ctctggagctgcttcccTCGGTTCGGTTAATGTAAAGGGTCGCAGCTGTCTCACTCTGAAGGATTTCAGCTCGGATGAAATCAAGAGGCTGCTGTGGGTGTCCGGGGACCTGAAACACCGCATCAAGCATGGAAAACAG TATCTCCCTCTTCTGCAAGGAAAGTCCATAGCAATGATATTTGAGAAGAGGAGCACCAGAACAAGAATGTCCACAGAAACAG GTTTTGCCTTGCTGGGCGGACACCCCTGTTTCCTCACCTCCCAGGACATCCACCTGGGAGTGAATGAGAGTTGCACAGACACAGCTAG GGTTCTCTCAGGACTCTGTGATATCGTCCTGGCTCGAGTGTACAGCCACTCCacactggaggagctgcagaaggagGCCACCATCCCCGTCATTAACGGCCTGTCTGACCTCTACCACCCAATCCAGATCCTGGCTGACTTCCTCACCCTGCAG GAGCATTATGGCTCCCTTAACGGGCTAACCGTGAGCTGGATTGGAGACGGGAACAACGTCCTTCACTCCTTCATGATGGCTGCAGCCAAACTGGGAGTTCATCTCAAGATTGCTACACCAACG GGTTATGAGCCAGACAGGAGTGTTATTCAAGAGGCACAAAGACTCTCCAAAGAG CATGGGACCCAACTTGTTCTGACCACCGACCCGATGGAGGCCGCCCACGGCAGCAATGTTTTGGTCACCGACACCTGGGTCAGCATGggacaagaggaggagaagaaaaagaggctCAAAGACTTCAAAGGTTACCAGATTACAATGCAG acaggaagtgtggcCAAGCCAGACTGGACCTTCCTGCACTGTCTGCCCCGCAAAACGGAGGAGGTGGATGATCAGGTGTTCTACTCATCCCGCTCCCTCGTCTTCCCTGAGGCagagaacaggaagtggacCATCATG GGTCTGATGGTTTCTCTTCTGACTGACTACGCTCCACAGACGCCCATGCTCAAGTTTTAA
- the gpr161b gene encoding G-protein coupled receptor 161, producing the protein MNTSRNCTAVGNGEGLAALESVSIVTITLLACLGNLLIVVTLYRRPYLLTPSNKFVFSLTLSNLLMSMLVLPFVAVSSAKREWVFGVVWCNFTALLYLLISSASMLTLGAIAIDRYYAVLYPMIYPMKITGNRAVVVIAYVWLHSLVGCLPPLFGWSSFEFDCFKWTCVASWHRELSYTAFWVTWCTLPPFVIMLACYGVIFRVARMKARKVHCGTVIVAQDDSTGAQRNGRKNSSTSTSSNGSRRSLVYAGSQCKAFVTILVVIGTFLMTWGPYVGVVCTEALWGQGSVSQGLETLVAWLSFCSAVCHPLIYGLWNKTVRKELLGMCFGDRYYRESFATRQRTSRLFSISNRITDLGMSPHLTAMLAGGGHLLAPGSSTGDTGFSFTQDSCTDVMLLDNFSTDGSSHLQLQGNPSGKRRSSVTFEDQVEHSKAENTNTSSLQVQAEVHKSLDTFASCLAKAIETDAKLTLFGEGLALPGGLFTTRATPRPRYLDGQRLRLESIDEGIVKDDRDEEEQDVEENTA; encoded by the exons ATGAACACCAGTAGGAACTGCACCGCGGTGGGGAATGGTGAGGGTCTGGCTGCCCTGGAGTCAGTCTCCATCGTCACCATCACACTCCTCGCCTGCCTGGGGAACCTCTTGATTGTGGTGACCCTCTATCGCAGGCCTTATCTGCTCACACCCAGCAACAAGTTTGTGTTCAGCCTGACCCTGTCCAACCTGCTGATGTCCATGCTGGTGCTGCCGTTTGTGGCCGTGAGCTCGGCGAAGAGAGAGTGGGTGTTTGGGGTGGTGTGGTGTAACTTCACTGCCCTGCTCTACCTGCTCATCAGCTCTGCCAGCATGCTCACCCTTGGAGCTATTGCCATTGACAG GTACTACGCAGTGCTTTACCCGATGATCTACCCCATGAAGATCACAGGGAACCGGGCGGTCGTCGTCATCGCCTACGTGTGGTTACACTCCCTGGTGGGCTGTCTGCCTCCTCTGTTCGGTTGGTCCTCCTTCGAGTTCGACTGCTTCAAGTGGACCTGCGTTGCGTCATGGCACAGAGAGCTGAGCTACACGGCCTTCTGGGTCACCTGGTGCACCCTTCCCCCCTTCGTCATCATGCTGGCCTGTTACGGTGTAATTTTCCGTGTTGCCCGCATGAAAGCCCGCAAAGTACACTGTGGGACGGTCATTGTGGCCCAGGACGACTCCACTGGAGCTCAGAGGAACGGACGCAAGAACTCAAGCACTTCAACTTCCTCTAATGGAAGTCGGCGGAGCCTCGTGTACGCTGGGAGTCAGTGCAAGGCCTTTGTCACCATCTTAGTGGTGATCGGCACCTTCCTGATGACCTGGGGGCCGTACGTCGGGGTGGTGTGCACCGAGGCTCTGTGGGGACAAGGGAGTGTGTCGCAGGGACTGGAGACTCTGGTAGCGTGGTTGTCTTTCTGCAGTGCAGTGTGCCACCCGCTCATCTACGGCCTGTGGAATAAAACAGTGAGGAAGGAGCTGCTGGGCATGTGTTTCGGAGATCGTTACTACAGAGAGTCGTTCGCCACGCGGCAGAGGACGTCCCGTCTCTTCAGCATCTCTAACAGAATCACAG ACTTGGGTATGTCCCCACACCTGACTGCCATGCTGGCCGGTGGAGGGCACCTGCTGGCCCCGGGGAGCAGCACAGGAGACACTGGCTTCAGCTTCACTCAGGACTCAT GCACAGATGTGATGCTGCTGGATAACTTCTCCACCGACGGCTCCTCCCACCTCCAGCTCCAAGGGAATCCGTccgggaagaggaggagctcgGTCACCTTTGAAGACCAGGTGGAGCATTCCAAAG CTGAAAACACCAACACATCCTCGCTTCAAGTCCAAGCGGAAGTACACAAATCTCTCGACACCTTTGCCTCCTGTCTGGCGAAGGCCATAGAGACTGACGCTAAGCTCACCCTGTTCGGGGAGGGTCTGGCTCTCCCGGGGGGACTGTTTACGACCAGGGCGACACCCAGACCCAGATACCTGGACGGTCAGAGACTGAGACTGGAAAGCATCGATGAAGGGATCGTTAAAGAtgacagagatgaagaagagcaggatgtggaggaaaacacagccTGA